The following proteins are encoded in a genomic region of Tenebrio molitor chromosome 7, icTenMoli1.1, whole genome shotgun sequence:
- the Ip259 gene encoding ribosome biogenesis protein NSA2 homolog: protein MPQNEYVERHRKLYGRRLDYEERKRKKEAREPHKRSQVARSLRGIKAKIFNKERRNEKIQMKKKIKAHEERKTKKNTEKVAEGALPTYLLDRDVQSRAKVLSNMIKQKRKEKAGKWDVPIPKVRAQADAEVLRVVKSGKSKRKAWKRMVTKVTFVGEGFTRKPPKFERFIRPMGLRFKKAHVTHPELKATFYLPIIGVKKNPSSPMFTSLGVITKGTVIEVNISELGLVTQAGKVVWGKYAQVTNNPENDGCINAVLLV, encoded by the coding sequence ATGCCGCAAAACGAGTATGTGGAGCGTCACCGCAAGCTGTACGGTCGCCGCCTCGACTATGAAGAACGTAAACGCAAGAAGGAAGCGCGTGAACCACACAAGAGATCACAAGTGGCGCGCAGCTTGCGAGGAATCAAAgcaaaaatattcaacaaagaACGACGCAATGAGAAGATAcagatgaaaaagaaaatcaaagcgcatgaagaaagaaagacCAAAAAGAACACGGAAAAAGTGGCTGAAGGCGCCCTCCCCACCTATCTTCTCGATCGCGATGTCCAGTCTCGAGCCAAAGTCTTATCAAAcatgataaaacaaaaacgaaaagaaaaagCGGGCAAATGGGACGTGCCGATTCCAAAAGTGCGCGCACAAGCAGATGCGGAAGTCCTCAGAGTAGTCAAATCTGGTAAATCAAAGAGGAAAGCATGGAAGCGGATGGTCACGAAAGTTACGTTTGTGGGAGAAGGGTTCACCAGAAAACCGCCTAAATTTGAAAGATTCATACGGCCGATGGGTTTGCGGTTCAAGAAAGCGCACGTCACACATCCAGAGCTGAAGGCGACGTTTTATTTACCGATTATCGGGGTTAAAAAGAATCCGAGTTCGCCGATGTTCACGAGTTTGGGGGTTATCACAAAGGGCACAGTTATAGAAGTTAACATCTCAGAGTTAGGGTTGGTCACGCAAGCTGGAAAAGTCGTCTGGGGCAAGTATGCTCAAGTCACGAATAATCCAGAGAACGATGGATGTATTAATGCTGTTCTTTTAGTTTAA
- the CycK gene encoding cyclin-K isoform X1, with protein MTQICDRLVIPPEFTMTGWYYDKKELRNTPSAQDGIDYDTEMRYRKEGARFIINTGAKMDLGYNTTATGVVYFHRFYMFHSFRQFPRYVTACCCLFLAGKVEETPKKCKDIIKTARGLLSDQKFATFGDDPKEEVMTLERILLQTIKFDLQVEHPYSYLLKYAKCLKGDKNKLQKMVQMAWTFVNDSLCTTLALQWEPEIIAVALMYLAGKLSQFEVVDWVGRTPKHLRWWDMFVEDVTMDLLEDICHQVLDLYSQPTANPAPDSPPLPPRPLTTSSATRKSTNGQEKPEIPDLIPQVNTKVPPPPDVPQYPYQTFTGAPPPVAPFAAPPYPAPLPTPPGLPHLAAPPPGPPPHISAPPTVFPPYVTHPPPFPPMGPPAGPFYQHTPPPGQPPHRPY; from the exons ATGACACAAATTTGCGATAG ATTGGTGATCCCCCCGGAATTCACCATGACGGGGTGGTATTAtgataaaaaagaattacgaAACACCCCTTCTGCTCAAGATGGAATTGATTATGACACAGAAATGCGTTATCGCAAAGAAG GGGCAAGATTTATTATCAACACAGGAGCCAAAATGGATCTTGGCTACAACACAACAGCCACTGGTGTTGTGTATTTCCACCGCTTCTACATGTTCCATTCATTCCGACAGTTTCCTAGATATGTAACAGCATGTTGTTGCTTATTCCTTGCAGGTAAAGTTGAAGAAACTCCAAAGAAGTGCAAAGATATTATCAAAACAGCACGTGGATTGTTGTCAGATCAGAAATTCGCCACATTTGGAGATGATCCAAAAGAAGAA GTGATGACATTAGAACGAATTTTGttgcaaacaataaaatttgatttgcaAGTTGAGCATCCTTACAGTTATCTGTTAAAATATGCCAAGTGTTTAAAAGGGGACAAAAACAAACTGCAGAAAATGGTTCAGATGGCTTGGACTTTTGTAAATGACAGTTTATGTACAACACTGGCTCTTCAGTGGGAACCAGAAATTATAGCGGTGGCCTTGATGTACTTAGCAGGGAAACTAAGTCAGTTCGAGGTTGTGGACTGGGTCGGCCGCACCCCAAAACACTTGAGATGGTGGGATATGTTCGTGGAGGACGTCACGATGGACTTATTAGAAGACATCTGCCATCAAGTCCTGGACTTATATTCACAACCGACTGCAAATCCCGCTCCCGACAGTCCACCGTTGCCGCCTAGACCGCTCACGACATCTAGTGCGACCAGAAAGTCGACTAACGGTCAAGAAAAACCCGAGATACCAGATTTAATACCTCAAGTCAACACCAAAGTGCCACCGCCTCCAGATGTACCGCAATATCCATACCAGACTTTCACTGGTGCGCCGCCTCCCGTCGCTCCATTTGCAGCTCCACCGTATCCCGCTCCATTGCCAACGCCGCCTGGACTTCCTCACTTGGCGGCGCCCCCACCCGGTCCACCTCCTCATATCAGTGCGCCGCCGACAGTGTTTCCCCCGTACGTCACTCATCCACCCCCTTTCCCGCCCATGGGGCCTCCCGCTGGACCGTTTTACCAACACACGCCTCCGCCAGGACAACCTCCACATCGTCCTTACTGA
- the CycK gene encoding cyclin-K isoform X2 yields MTGWYYDKKELRNTPSAQDGIDYDTEMRYRKEGARFIINTGAKMDLGYNTTATGVVYFHRFYMFHSFRQFPRYVTACCCLFLAGKVEETPKKCKDIIKTARGLLSDQKFATFGDDPKEEVMTLERILLQTIKFDLQVEHPYSYLLKYAKCLKGDKNKLQKMVQMAWTFVNDSLCTTLALQWEPEIIAVALMYLAGKLSQFEVVDWVGRTPKHLRWWDMFVEDVTMDLLEDICHQVLDLYSQPTANPAPDSPPLPPRPLTTSSATRKSTNGQEKPEIPDLIPQVNTKVPPPPDVPQYPYQTFTGAPPPVAPFAAPPYPAPLPTPPGLPHLAAPPPGPPPHISAPPTVFPPYVTHPPPFPPMGPPAGPFYQHTPPPGQPPHRPY; encoded by the exons ATGACGGGGTGGTATTAtgataaaaaagaattacgaAACACCCCTTCTGCTCAAGATGGAATTGATTATGACACAGAAATGCGTTATCGCAAAGAAG GGGCAAGATTTATTATCAACACAGGAGCCAAAATGGATCTTGGCTACAACACAACAGCCACTGGTGTTGTGTATTTCCACCGCTTCTACATGTTCCATTCATTCCGACAGTTTCCTAGATATGTAACAGCATGTTGTTGCTTATTCCTTGCAGGTAAAGTTGAAGAAACTCCAAAGAAGTGCAAAGATATTATCAAAACAGCACGTGGATTGTTGTCAGATCAGAAATTCGCCACATTTGGAGATGATCCAAAAGAAGAA GTGATGACATTAGAACGAATTTTGttgcaaacaataaaatttgatttgcaAGTTGAGCATCCTTACAGTTATCTGTTAAAATATGCCAAGTGTTTAAAAGGGGACAAAAACAAACTGCAGAAAATGGTTCAGATGGCTTGGACTTTTGTAAATGACAGTTTATGTACAACACTGGCTCTTCAGTGGGAACCAGAAATTATAGCGGTGGCCTTGATGTACTTAGCAGGGAAACTAAGTCAGTTCGAGGTTGTGGACTGGGTCGGCCGCACCCCAAAACACTTGAGATGGTGGGATATGTTCGTGGAGGACGTCACGATGGACTTATTAGAAGACATCTGCCATCAAGTCCTGGACTTATATTCACAACCGACTGCAAATCCCGCTCCCGACAGTCCACCGTTGCCGCCTAGACCGCTCACGACATCTAGTGCGACCAGAAAGTCGACTAACGGTCAAGAAAAACCCGAGATACCAGATTTAATACCTCAAGTCAACACCAAAGTGCCACCGCCTCCAGATGTACCGCAATATCCATACCAGACTTTCACTGGTGCGCCGCCTCCCGTCGCTCCATTTGCAGCTCCACCGTATCCCGCTCCATTGCCAACGCCGCCTGGACTTCCTCACTTGGCGGCGCCCCCACCCGGTCCACCTCCTCATATCAGTGCGCCGCCGACAGTGTTTCCCCCGTACGTCACTCATCCACCCCCTTTCCCGCCCATGGGGCCTCCCGCTGGACCGTTTTACCAACACACGCCTCCGCCAGGACAACCTCCACATCGTCCTTACTGA